From Etheostoma cragini isolate CJK2018 chromosome 14, CSU_Ecrag_1.0, whole genome shotgun sequence, the proteins below share one genomic window:
- the nxph1 gene encoding neurexophilin-1 translates to MQVTCWCAVFLLTPSLCLVTSAHASKSEIVKSGSPKSTLKHIWTESSKDMSISRLLSQTLHGKENSTALDLRYDTPEPYSEQDLWDWLRNTTDLQDSRPRAKRRPMVKTGKFKKMFGWGDFHSNIKTVKLNLLITGKIVDHGNGTFSVYFRHNSTGQGNVSVSLVPPTKIVEFDVAAQQSVIDAKDSKSFNCRIEYEKVEKGAKNTLCNFDPSKTCYQEQTQSHVSWLCSKPFKVICIFISFYSTDYKLVQKVCPDYNYHSDTPYFPSG, encoded by the coding sequence GTTACAAGTGCCCATGCCTCAAAGTCGGAGATTGTCAAGTCGGGAAGCCCCAAATCCACACTCAAGCATATATGGACAGAAAGCAGTAAGGATATGTCCATCAGTAGGCTGTTGTCACAGACTCTACATGGCAAAGAGAACAGCACAGCCTTGGACCTCCGCTATGATACTCCAGAGCCCTACTCTGAGCAGGACCTGTGGGACTGGCTGAGGAACACCACAGACTTGCAGGACTCGCGGCCGCGGGCTAAAAGGCGGCCGATGGTTAAGACGGGGAAGTTCAAGAAGATGTTCGGCTGGGGGGACTTCCACTCTAACATCAAGACGGTCAAACTCAACCTGCTGATCACCGGTAAGATCGTGGATCACGGCAACGGCACCTTCAGTGTCTATTTCCGCCACAACTCCACAGGCCAGGGCAACGTGTCCGTTAGCTTGGTCCCTCCAACCAAGATAGTGGAGTTTGACGTGGCGGCGCAGCAGTCCGTCATTGACGCCAAGGACTCAAAGTCCTTCAACTGCCGCATAGAGTACGAGAAGGTGGAGAAGGGTGCCAAGAACACACTCTGCAACTTTGACCCGTCCAAGACCTGCTACCAGGAGCAGACCCAGAGCCATGTCTCCTGGCTCTGCTCCAAACCTTTCAAAGTCATCTGCATCTTCATTTCCTTCTATAGCACCGACTACAAATTGGTGCAGAAAGTGTGTCCTGACTATAACTACCACAGTGACACTCCCTACTTCCCTTCCGGCTGA